From a region of the Solanum stenotomum isolate F172 chromosome 2, ASM1918654v1, whole genome shotgun sequence genome:
- the LOC125856221 gene encoding uncharacterized protein LOC125856221 produces MVRNTLHDIFSKVKVISKSKIQGISEGFDHLLDVAHMLCRPSGKKVEQNMNASTKNQCCKISFCGNSLQLSNEIPPHLKFWQCYHIPTATELFDAGVSFLKTGYVGENNEDKTSLFDITFEKGLMKIPCFAINDTMETFMRNMISFEQHTSKELYPYFSNYMHLMTQLIGSHRDVNFLRKNKIILKDIGDDKQVASIFKKLSDGVAITDFYYIKECSKLIQHCEKPWNQMKASLRSNYFQSPWAGASSVAAITLLVLTVIQTVLAFTGPVLEVFIQAFRKSSFGGGSSLLTTRHPVPAQRKHLNVMKTAYLLQIMFS; encoded by the exons ATGGTGAGAAACACCTTACATGATATTTTTTCAAAGGTGAAAGTTATATCCAAATCAAAAATTCAAGGTATATCAGAAGGATTCGACCATTTACTTGATGTGGCACACATGCTTTGTCGCCCATCAGGTAAGAAAGTTGAACAAAACATGAATGCTAGCACAAAAAACCAGTGTTGCAAGATAAGTTTTTGTGGCAACAGTTTACAATTATCAAACGAAATCCCCCCTCATCTTAAATTTTGGCAATGCTATCATATTCCAACTGCAACAGAGCTTTTTGACGCTGGAGTTAGCTTCTTAAAAACAGGATATGTGGGAGAAAATAACGAGGATAAAACATCATTATTCGATATCACGTTTGAGAAGGGATTAATGAAAATCCCGTGTTTCGCGATTAACGATACTATGGAAACCTTCATGAGAAATATGATATCTTTTGAGCAACATACTTCAAAAGAACTATATCCTTATTTCTCGAATTATATGCATTTAATGACTCAACTTATTGGCTCACATAGAGATGTGAATTTTCTTCGCAAAAACAAAATCATCCTTAAGGACATAGGAGATGACAAACAAGTGGCCAGCATCTTCAAGAAACTTTCAGATGGGGTGGCAATCACAGACTTTTATTACATAAAAGAATGCAGTAAATTGATTCAACATTGTGAAAAGCCGTGGAATCAAATGAAGGCAAGTTTGAGGAGCAACTATTTTCAGAGTCCTTGGGCAGGAGCTTCAAGTGTGGCAGCTATTACACTTCTTGTGCTCACAGTTATACAGACTGTTCTGGCTTTTACCG GTCCTGTCCTTGAAGTTTTCATCCAAGCTTTCCGGAAAAGCTCCTTTGGTGGTGGAAGCTCGTTGCTTACCACTCGTCATCCAGTTCCTGCTCAGCGAAAG CATCTTAATGTTATGAAAACAGCTTATTTGTTGCAGATAATGTTCAGCTGA